The Thermodesulfobacteriota bacterium genome has a window encoding:
- a CDS encoding S8 family serine peptidase translates to MRPAYKEGEVIVRFKKGVGRARMTEVAATHGLGQAKRFRALSQAHGQEIALFRAPGKSAAGLVAALRRHPQVESVSLNYRKELRATLPDDPLFGEQWPLHNLGQTGGVEDADVDGPEAWDRQTGSSDVVVAVLDTGVNYLHPDLDDNLWRNPGEIPDNGVDDDGNGYVDDVFGIDTGNGDTDPMDDHGHGTHVSGTVAAEGGNGQGVAGVNWNARVMAVKGFAADGYMYTDAELEALDYILMMRLRGENVVAVNASFGCYGCFDAIEKAAIETLGAAGVVFVAAAGNDGTNNDTEPHYPSSYDCPNLLSVAATDSSDNLAGFSNYGPTSVDLGAPGQEVLSTVSWIDYSLLPGGPFADDMESGMTQWWQADAPWAITEEQALSPTHAWSDSPGGEYANDTFAAIYANPVDLSGVSGQYGLGFSSRFDLERNYDWLDVYFFQGGAGLEEWALTEEQALSPTHAWSDSPGGNYSNNTSNWLLSPVVDLGGGADFEEWQLTSELSYNGEYAWSDSPGGNYSNETYNVLMSPVIDLSGASQTNLVALDFMLTGQLEADYDSLLVYYSADGGASWTYSGYYLTGDASDQWYWVGFPAIPPEFRTAQFRMAFVLDSDFSITYDGYHIDDVWVYDWDLDVTHFRDTLEFGEGGWAHYNASSGGGSAGVELDFALTGAAESDWDYLDVYCSGNGGGMWTYLGSLTGEFAGWYGIYASLATECITSQARVAFNLWSDGSITEDGYYIDDVSLYSYGSGTYAFSDDLESGGAGWEHVQANNGGEWVYMGGVTGSTGGAWRDYVVPIPNAFLTPDFDVAFVLTSDATITGDGAYVDDVAVGPVSATPVHGYQAWSGTSMATPHVTGAVALAAAEHPGDSAAERRQRILDGVDPLASLAGQVATDGRLNLAAALGEPDQDGDGVPDDLDNCPAHVNPSQVDADSDGLGDACDNCTLVANASQRDTNSDGFGNMCDPDFNGDRVVNFADLAYLKSKWLTADPDADLNGDNMVNFADLARLKSFWLRPPGPSGLVP, encoded by the coding sequence TTGCGGCCTGCATACAAGGAAGGTGAGGTCATCGTCCGCTTCAAGAAGGGGGTCGGCCGGGCCCGGATGACCGAGGTGGCGGCGACCCACGGGCTGGGGCAGGCCAAGCGGTTCCGCGCCCTTTCCCAGGCACACGGCCAGGAGATCGCCCTGTTTCGAGCCCCCGGCAAGAGCGCCGCCGGTCTGGTGGCGGCCCTCCGGCGGCATCCTCAGGTGGAGAGCGTGTCGCTCAACTACCGGAAGGAGCTTCGCGCCACGCTTCCCGATGACCCTCTCTTTGGCGAGCAGTGGCCGCTGCACAACCTGGGCCAGACCGGCGGGGTTGAGGACGCGGATGTGGACGGCCCGGAGGCATGGGACAGGCAGACAGGCTCGTCGGATGTGGTGGTCGCGGTTCTCGATACGGGGGTCAACTACCTCCACCCGGACCTCGACGACAACCTGTGGCGCAATCCGGGTGAGATCCCGGACAACGGCGTCGACGACGATGGCAACGGCTACGTGGACGACGTCTTCGGCATCGATACCGGGAACGGCGACACTGACCCCATGGACGATCACGGCCACGGCACCCACGTCTCCGGCACGGTCGCCGCCGAGGGCGGCAATGGCCAAGGGGTGGCCGGGGTGAACTGGAATGCCCGGGTCATGGCGGTCAAGGGCTTTGCGGCTGACGGCTACATGTACACCGATGCCGAGCTGGAGGCCCTGGACTACATCCTCATGATGCGGCTGCGGGGCGAGAACGTGGTGGCGGTGAATGCCTCCTTCGGCTGTTACGGCTGTTTCGATGCCATCGAGAAGGCCGCCATCGAGACCCTGGGCGCCGCCGGCGTGGTTTTTGTGGCTGCGGCGGGCAACGACGGCACGAACAACGACACGGAGCCCCATTACCCGTCCAGCTATGATTGTCCCAACCTCCTGAGCGTGGCGGCCACCGACTCGTCCGACAACCTGGCCGGGTTTTCCAACTACGGGCCCACCTCCGTCGATCTGGGCGCTCCGGGCCAGGAGGTGCTGAGCACCGTCTCCTGGATCGACTACAGCCTCTTGCCCGGCGGACCCTTTGCCGACGACATGGAGTCCGGCATGACCCAGTGGTGGCAGGCGGATGCCCCCTGGGCGATCACCGAGGAGCAGGCTTTAAGCCCCACCCACGCCTGGTCCGACAGCCCTGGTGGCGAGTACGCCAACGACACCTTCGCCGCCATCTATGCGAACCCCGTGGACCTGAGCGGTGTCTCCGGCCAGTACGGCCTCGGGTTCTCCTCCCGGTTTGACCTCGAGCGCAATTACGACTGGCTCGACGTCTACTTCTTTCAGGGCGGCGCGGGGCTCGAGGAGTGGGCCCTGACCGAGGAGCAGGCTTTAAGCCCCACCCACGCCTGGTCCGACAGCCCCGGCGGCAACTATTCGAACAACACCAGCAACTGGCTCCTGAGTCCCGTCGTCGACCTGGGCGGTGGTGCCGACTTCGAGGAATGGCAGCTGACCAGCGAGCTGAGCTACAACGGCGAGTACGCCTGGTCGGACAGCCCCGGCGGCAACTACTCCAACGAAACGTACAACGTCCTCATGAGCCCGGTGATCGACCTGTCCGGCGCTTCCCAGACCAATCTGGTGGCGCTCGATTTCATGCTTACCGGGCAGCTTGAAGCCGACTACGACTCGTTGCTGGTGTACTACAGCGCTGACGGCGGGGCTTCCTGGACGTACAGCGGCTACTATCTGACCGGTGACGCCAGCGACCAGTGGTACTGGGTGGGCTTCCCGGCCATCCCCCCCGAGTTTCGTACCGCCCAGTTCCGGATGGCTTTTGTCCTGGACAGTGACTTCAGCATCACCTACGACGGCTACCATATTGATGACGTGTGGGTTTACGACTGGGACCTCGACGTCACCCATTTCCGGGACACCCTGGAATTCGGAGAGGGTGGCTGGGCGCACTACAACGCCAGCTCGGGCGGTGGCTCGGCCGGGGTCGAGCTTGACTTTGCTCTTACCGGGGCAGCCGAGAGCGATTGGGATTATCTGGACGTGTACTGCAGCGGCAACGGTGGCGGGATGTGGACCTACCTCGGCTCGCTCACCGGCGAGTTTGCCGGCTGGTACGGCATCTACGCGAGCCTGGCCACCGAATGCATCACCAGCCAGGCCCGGGTGGCTTTCAACCTGTGGAGCGACGGCAGCATCACCGAGGATGGCTATTACATCGACGACGTCTCCCTCTACAGCTATGGCAGTGGCACCTACGCCTTCTCGGACGACCTGGAGTCCGGCGGGGCCGGCTGGGAGCACGTGCAGGCGAACAACGGCGGTGAGTGGGTGTACATGGGCGGGGTCACGGGGTCCACAGGCGGCGCCTGGCGGGACTATGTCGTGCCGATTCCGAATGCATTCCTGACCCCTGATTTCGACGTCGCCTTTGTGCTCACCTCCGACGCGACCATCACCGGCGACGGTGCCTACGTCGATGACGTGGCGGTGGGGCCGGTCAGCGCGACCCCGGTCCACGGCTACCAGGCCTGGAGCGGCACCTCTATGGCGACCCCGCATGTGACCGGTGCGGTGGCCCTGGCCGCGGCCGAGCATCCGGGCGACAGCGCCGCCGAGCGCCGCCAGCGCATTCTCGACGGAGTGGATCCCCTGGCCAGCCTGGCCGGCCAGGTGGCCACGGACGGCCGCCTCAATCTGGCTGCCGCCCTGGGTGAACCGGACCAGGACGGCGACGGGGTGCCGGACGACCTGGACAACTGCCCGGCCCACGTGAACCCCAGCCAGGTCGACGCGGACAGCGACGGCCTGGGGGATGCCTGCGACAACTGTACGCTGGTGGCGAACGCCAGCCAGCGCGACACGAACAGCGATGGCTTCGGCAACATGTGTGATCCCGACTTCAATGGCGACCGTGTGGTCAACTTTGCCGACCTCGCCTATCTGAAGTCGAAATGGCTCACTGCCGATCCGGATGCCGACCTCAACGGTGATAACATGGTGAACTTCGCCGACCTGGCGAGACTGAAGTCCTTCTGGCTCCGGCCCCCGGGCCCCAGCGGCCTGGTGCCGTGA
- a CDS encoding VPLPA-CTERM sorting domain-containing protein, translating to MKKMVLAAAAALALSGQAAGVQAATIWLSPTSQTVMVGDPVTLQMFMDFTDEATFGGGVDLFYNDAVLDYVSYTPGGIGMPFYDRAPDELPGELNGIGFGHDNGISGPGLVGTLLFNAVIRGTVDITLATNDLPLGEFYSAVDFERMTVDYLGAQVNAVPLPAAGWLLGSGLLGLVGLRRRQDS from the coding sequence ATGAAAAAAATGGTCCTTGCCGCGGCTGCGGCGCTGGCGCTCAGCGGCCAGGCGGCCGGCGTCCAGGCAGCCACCATCTGGCTTTCACCGACCTCGCAGACGGTGATGGTCGGCGATCCGGTCACCCTGCAGATGTTCATGGACTTCACTGACGAGGCGACCTTCGGCGGTGGAGTCGATCTGTTCTACAACGATGCGGTGCTGGATTACGTGTCCTACACCCCGGGGGGCATCGGCATGCCCTTCTACGATCGGGCCCCGGACGAGCTGCCCGGTGAGCTGAACGGCATCGGCTTCGGCCATGACAACGGCATTTCAGGCCCGGGGCTGGTGGGCACCCTGCTCTTCAACGCGGTGATCCGGGGTACCGTGGACATCACCCTGGCGACCAACGATCTGCCCCTGGGTGAGTTCTATTCGGCCGTGGATTTCGAGCGGATGACCGTCGACTACCTGGGCGCCCAGGTGAATGCCGTTCCGCTCCCTGCTGCGGGGTGGCTCCTGGGGTCCGGGCTGCTGGGCCTGGTCGGCCTGCGGCGACGCCAGGACAGCTAG
- a CDS encoding PEP-CTERM sorting domain-containing protein, producing MRWLAMIALVLLAAAFRPCSASAYTYGGAWIPNDLNNAQDDVLTFALVLVAQDAQNPRMAFYDWGNPGSALWVITPTNTRRTVNFSNIGGTWYMGFTPNAMTVSLGATPDFGIKFGMLSGGGVVTNLQYDVLPLAGVDAYLVSDIVGQPSSGTMVMIHDASPVPVPASVLLLGSGLFGLLSLRRRK from the coding sequence ATGCGATGGCTGGCAATGATCGCTCTGGTGCTGCTGGCGGCGGCCTTCCGGCCCTGCTCGGCGAGCGCCTACACCTATGGCGGCGCCTGGATTCCCAACGACCTCAACAACGCCCAGGACGACGTTCTGACGTTCGCCCTGGTGCTGGTCGCTCAGGACGCCCAGAATCCCCGGATGGCGTTCTACGACTGGGGCAACCCTGGATCCGCCCTGTGGGTGATCACCCCCACCAACACCCGGCGGACGGTGAACTTCAGCAACATTGGCGGCACCTGGTACATGGGCTTCACCCCGAACGCGATGACCGTCTCCCTGGGGGCCACCCCTGATTTCGGCATCAAATTCGGGATGCTCAGTGGCGGGGGTGTGGTGACCAACCTCCAGTATGATGTTCTGCCCCTGGCGGGCGTGGATGCCTACCTGGTATCCGACATCGTCGGCCAGCCGAGCTCGGGCACCATGGTCATGATCCACGATGCCAGCCCCGTGCCAGTGCCCGCCTCGGTACTGCTCCTGGGCTCGGGCCTCTTCGGGCTTCTTTCCCTGCGCCGCCGCAAGTAG
- a CDS encoding helix-hairpin-helix domain-containing protein, translating to MAVLVVMAGATGLLAPPWHRRPPPRPAPPPILDPLPARLLPLFFQPIPLNRADVPALVAIPGIGPQLAARIVARRQARGGRFDSLDQLLEVDGIGPARLAELQGSLMLD from the coding sequence TTGGCGGTCCTCGTTGTGATGGCCGGGGCGACCGGCCTGCTTGCGCCGCCCTGGCACCGCCGGCCGCCCCCCCGGCCAGCGCCCCCACCCATTCTCGACCCTCTGCCGGCTCGCCTGCTGCCCCTGTTCTTTCAGCCGATTCCCCTCAACCGGGCCGACGTGCCGGCCCTGGTCGCCATCCCGGGGATCGGCCCGCAGCTGGCGGCGCGGATCGTCGCCCGCCGGCAGGCCCGGGGCGGCCGCTTCGACTCCCTGGACCAGCTCCTGGAGGTGGATGGCATCGGACCTGCCCGGCTCGCCGAGCTTCAAGGAAGCCTGATGCTGGACTGA
- the cimA gene encoding citramalate synthase has protein sequence MAERISIYDTTLRDGTQAENFNLSLEDAVRICLKLDELGIDFIEGGWPGANPKHAEFFREIRSYQLRHGVVTAFGSTRLHRNPAHEDANLKALVAARTEAITIFGKTWDVHVRDALRIGLDDNLALIEDSLAFLRPQVRHLFYDAEHFFDGYKRNPEYALATLDRAVAGGADCLILCDTNGGTLPFEVPEIMAAVRRHLGEGVALGIHAHNDSETAVATSLVAVTQGASQVQGTFNGYGERCGNANLTSIMPALTLKMGYTFFAADQLTRLAEVSRFVNELANLPPNKYQPYVGASAFAHKGGVHVSAVQRNPLTYEHIEPEQVGNIRRVLISELSGRSNILSKAKDFGIDIASTDPVVAGILADLKTLENQGFQYEGAEASFELLMRRAMGTHRRYFDLLGFRVIDQKDRDDDHPQAEATIRIKVGGDTVHTAALGEGPVNALDKALRKALTRFYPDLAQMKLDDYKVRVLPGVVGTGARVRVLIESSDHEAQWGTVGVSHDILEASWQALVDSITYKLMRDEQKRAATVQPREG, from the coding sequence ATGGCCGAGCGCATCAGCATCTACGACACCACCCTGCGGGACGGCACCCAGGCCGAGAACTTCAACCTCTCCCTGGAGGACGCGGTCCGCATCTGCCTGAAGCTCGACGAGCTGGGAATCGATTTCATCGAAGGCGGCTGGCCGGGCGCCAATCCCAAGCACGCCGAATTCTTCCGGGAGATCCGCAGCTACCAGCTCCGGCATGGGGTGGTGACCGCCTTCGGCTCCACCCGCCTCCACCGCAACCCGGCCCACGAGGACGCCAACCTCAAGGCCCTGGTGGCGGCCCGCACCGAGGCGATCACCATCTTCGGCAAGACCTGGGACGTCCACGTCCGGGACGCCCTGCGCATCGGCCTGGACGACAACCTGGCCCTCATCGAGGACTCTCTGGCCTTCCTCCGGCCCCAGGTCCGCCATCTGTTCTACGATGCCGAGCACTTCTTCGACGGCTACAAGCGCAATCCGGAATATGCCCTGGCCACCCTGGATCGAGCGGTGGCCGGCGGGGCCGACTGTCTGATCCTCTGCGACACCAATGGCGGCACCTTGCCCTTCGAGGTGCCGGAGATCATGGCCGCGGTGCGCCGCCACCTGGGTGAAGGGGTCGCCCTGGGTATCCACGCCCACAACGACTCGGAGACCGCGGTGGCCACCTCCCTGGTGGCGGTGACCCAGGGTGCCTCCCAGGTGCAGGGCACCTTCAACGGCTACGGCGAGCGGTGCGGCAACGCCAACCTCACCTCCATCATGCCGGCCCTGACCCTGAAGATGGGCTACACCTTCTTCGCCGCCGACCAGCTGACCCGTCTGGCGGAGGTCTCCCGTTTCGTCAACGAGCTGGCGAACCTGCCGCCCAACAAGTACCAGCCCTATGTGGGCGCCTCGGCCTTTGCCCACAAGGGCGGCGTCCACGTCAGCGCCGTGCAGCGCAACCCCCTGACCTACGAGCATATCGAGCCGGAGCAGGTGGGCAACATCCGCCGGGTGCTCATCTCCGAGCTGTCCGGCCGCAGCAACATCCTGTCCAAGGCCAAGGACTTCGGCATCGATATCGCCAGCACCGATCCGGTGGTGGCCGGCATCCTCGCCGATCTCAAGACGTTGGAGAACCAGGGCTTCCAGTACGAAGGCGCCGAGGCCTCCTTCGAGCTGCTCATGCGCCGCGCCATGGGCACCCACCGCCGCTATTTTGATCTGTTGGGGTTCCGGGTCATCGATCAGAAGGACCGGGACGACGATCATCCCCAGGCCGAGGCCACCATCCGCATCAAGGTCGGGGGCGACACCGTCCACACCGCCGCCCTGGGGGAAGGCCCGGTGAACGCCCTGGACAAGGCCCTGCGCAAGGCCCTGACCCGCTTCTACCCGGATCTTGCCCAGATGAAGCTGGACGACTACAAGGTGCGGGTGCTGCCGGGTGTGGTCGGCACCGGCGCCCGGGTGCGGGTGCTCATCGAGTCCTCGGACCACGAGGCCCAGTGGGGCACGGTGGGGGTCTCCCACGACATCCTGGAGGCCAGCTGGCAGGCCCTGGTGGACAGCATCACCTACAAGCTCATGCGGGACGAGCAGAAGCGTGCCGCCACAGTCCAGCCTCGGGAAGGATAG
- a CDS encoding aspartate kinase, producing the protein MSLIVQKFGGTSVANPDKIKAVAARVAEYKKKGHDMVVVLSAMAGETNRLVALAQAMQYRPDPREMDMLLATGEQVTVPLFAMAMKALGLDAVSFLGSQVRILTDAMHTKARILAIDQARIRDELAAGRVVTVAGFQGVTGGGDVTTLGRGGSDTTAVALAAALAADTCEIFTDVEGVYTTDPNLCPEARKIDRISYDEMLELASLGAKVLDIRSVGFAKRYKVPLHVRSTFVATPGTWVVEEDQLMESMLVSGVTYSKNEARITIAKVPDRPGIAARIFSPVSKAGILVDMIIQNTRAGEMTDLTFTVPRGDYETALEIVKKVADEIGAEQVSGAERIAKVSIVGVGMRNHPGVATTMFQTLAKEGINVQMISTSEIKISCVIDEKYTELAVRALHEAFGLHAGKAPVAAGA; encoded by the coding sequence ATGTCACTCATCGTGCAGAAGTTCGGCGGCACCTCGGTGGCCAATCCGGACAAGATCAAGGCGGTGGCCGCCCGGGTGGCCGAGTACAAGAAGAAGGGACACGACATGGTGGTGGTGCTGTCCGCCATGGCCGGCGAGACCAACCGCCTGGTGGCCCTGGCCCAGGCCATGCAATACCGGCCCGACCCCCGGGAGATGGATATGCTGCTCGCCACCGGTGAGCAGGTGACCGTGCCGCTTTTTGCCATGGCCATGAAGGCCCTGGGTCTGGACGCCGTCTCCTTCCTGGGCTCCCAGGTGCGCATCCTCACCGACGCCATGCACACCAAGGCCCGGATCCTGGCCATCGACCAGGCCCGGATCCGGGACGAGCTGGCCGCCGGCCGGGTGGTCACCGTCGCCGGCTTCCAGGGGGTGACCGGCGGCGGCGACGTCACCACCCTGGGCCGGGGCGGCTCCGACACCACCGCCGTCGCCCTGGCCGCTGCCCTGGCGGCTGACACCTGCGAGATCTTCACCGATGTGGAGGGCGTCTACACCACCGATCCCAACCTGTGCCCGGAAGCCAGGAAGATCGACCGCATCTCCTACGATGAGATGCTGGAGCTGGCCAGTCTCGGCGCCAAGGTGCTGGATATCCGCTCGGTGGGCTTTGCCAAGCGCTACAAGGTGCCGTTGCACGTCCGTTCCACTTTTGTCGCGACCCCCGGAACCTGGGTGGTGGAGGAGGATCAGCTCATGGAGTCCATGCTGGTATCAGGCGTCACCTACAGCAAGAACGAGGCCCGGATCACCATTGCCAAGGTGCCGGATCGGCCCGGCATCGCGGCCCGGATCTTCTCGCCGGTCTCCAAGGCCGGCATCCTGGTGGACATGATCATCCAGAACACCCGGGCCGGCGAGATGACGGATCTCACCTTCACCGTGCCCCGGGGCGACTACGAGACCGCCCTGGAGATCGTCAAGAAGGTGGCGGACGAGATCGGCGCCGAGCAGGTCTCCGGCGCCGAGCGCATCGCCAAGGTCTCCATCGTCGGGGTCGGGATGCGCAACCATCCAGGGGTGGCCACCACCATGTTCCAGACCCTGGCGAAGGAAGGCATCAACGTCCAGATGATCAGCACGTCGGAGATCAAGATCTCCTGCGTCATCGACGAGAAATACACCGAGCTGGCCGTGCGGGCCCTGCACGAGGCCTTCGGCCTCCATGCCGGCAAGGCCCCGGTGGCGGCGGGAGCCTGA
- a CDS encoding M23 family metallopeptidase, with translation MTRLLKNHPAAVIVLLSLCITFIGIRYDKKPRLPPAADQRSQPVPMLLQLDEQPSLATSPVRPGAEAEPPAPRETVLAGELERGEGFAAFLGRLGLSGERQRQIIDLLDDHLDFRRLRPGQRLEVTLDPEGDLAACRFEAGALETYTVCRTGDRYETKRLPVELVRETVRLTGTVERSLFEAFEAQGLSHALLFAFVDIFGSAIDFNTEPQPGDRFALVVERYRKGEETVGFGQILAARYENEGKIHEGYAYTSQGETLYFDARGESVGTTFLRSPVPFGRVTSTFTRYRKHPILGGIRPHLGVDFAAPSGTPIQATAGGVVDFAGYNGGYGKQVIVAHAGGFKTSYAHLSRFASGIKRGSRVQQKDIIGFVGSTGMSTGPHVDYRIEENGTFRDPLSHQFRPRLILGGKDRTAFQQLARNLGSRLATGSDSRILDEERLLYRGESPLKLL, from the coding sequence ATGACCCGACTCCTCAAAAATCACCCCGCCGCCGTCATCGTTCTCCTTTCCCTTTGCATCACCTTCATCGGTATCCGTTACGACAAGAAGCCCAGGCTGCCGCCGGCCGCTGACCAACGGTCCCAGCCGGTGCCCATGCTCCTGCAGCTCGACGAGCAGCCCAGTCTGGCGACCAGCCCGGTGCGGCCCGGTGCGGAGGCCGAGCCGCCGGCACCCCGGGAGACCGTCCTGGCCGGCGAGCTGGAGCGGGGAGAAGGCTTTGCCGCCTTTCTCGGCCGTCTCGGCCTGTCCGGTGAGCGGCAACGGCAGATCATCGACCTTCTGGATGACCACCTGGACTTCCGCCGCCTGCGTCCGGGCCAGCGCCTGGAGGTCACCCTGGATCCGGAGGGCGATCTTGCCGCCTGCCGCTTCGAGGCCGGCGCCCTGGAGACCTACACGGTGTGCCGGACCGGAGACCGGTACGAGACCAAGCGGCTGCCGGTGGAGCTGGTGCGCGAAACGGTCCGCCTGACCGGCACTGTGGAGCGCTCTCTGTTTGAGGCCTTTGAGGCCCAGGGGCTTTCCCACGCCCTCCTTTTTGCCTTTGTCGACATCTTTGGCTCGGCCATCGACTTCAACACCGAGCCCCAGCCCGGAGACCGCTTCGCCCTGGTGGTGGAGCGCTACCGCAAGGGCGAGGAGACGGTGGGCTTCGGCCAGATCCTGGCCGCCCGCTACGAGAACGAGGGCAAGATCCACGAGGGCTACGCCTACACCAGCCAGGGGGAGACCCTCTACTTCGATGCCAGGGGCGAAAGCGTGGGCACCACCTTCCTGCGCTCGCCGGTGCCCTTCGGCCGGGTCACCTCCACCTTCACCCGCTACCGCAAGCATCCGATCCTGGGCGGCATCCGGCCCCACCTCGGGGTGGATTTCGCCGCCCCCAGCGGCACCCCCATCCAGGCCACTGCCGGGGGCGTGGTTGATTTTGCCGGCTACAACGGCGGCTACGGCAAGCAGGTGATCGTCGCCCATGCCGGCGGCTTCAAGACCTCCTACGCCCACCTGTCCCGGTTCGCCAGCGGCATCAAGCGGGGCAGCCGGGTGCAGCAGAAGGACATCATCGGCTTCGTCGGCTCAACCGGCATGTCCACCGGCCCCCACGTCGACTACCGGATCGAGGAGAACGGCACCTTCCGCGACCCCCTGTCCCACCAGTTCCGGCCCCGCCTGATCCTGGGCGGCAAGGACCGGACCGCCTTCCAGCAGCTGGCCCGCAACCTGGGGTCCCGCCTGGCCACCGGCTCCGACTCCCGGATCCTGGACGAGGAGCGGCTCTTGTACCGCGGGGAAAGCCCGTTGAAGCTGCTGTAG
- a CDS encoding tRNA (cytidine(34)-2'-O)-methyltransferase gives MISSPLSIVLVEPEIPPNTGTIARLCAATGACLHLVRPLGFRTDDRSLKRAGLDYWHLVRIRYWESLAAFLAASERHRLHLLSKKVSRPYTAARFAPGDLLVFGKETKGLPDDLLTAYADRCLTIPMAHPEVRSINLAVAAGIVLYEGLRQLGWPLAASRGDEPQGQAGGPL, from the coding sequence GTGATCAGCTCGCCTTTGTCCATCGTCCTGGTGGAGCCGGAGATCCCTCCCAACACCGGCACCATCGCCCGCCTGTGCGCCGCCACCGGTGCCTGTCTCCATCTGGTGCGGCCCCTGGGCTTCCGCACCGACGACCGGTCCCTGAAGCGGGCCGGTCTCGACTACTGGCACCTGGTGCGGATCCGCTACTGGGAAAGCCTGGCGGCATTCCTCGCCGCCAGCGAGCGCCACCGGCTGCACCTTCTGTCCAAGAAGGTCAGCCGGCCCTACACCGCGGCCCGCTTTGCGCCCGGCGATCTTCTGGTCTTCGGCAAGGAGACGAAGGGCCTGCCGGACGATCTTCTCACCGCCTACGCCGACCGCTGCCTGACCATCCCCATGGCCCATCCGGAGGTGCGCAGCATCAACCTGGCGGTGGCCGCCGGCATCGTCCTCTACGAGGGCCTGCGCCAGCTGGGCTGGCCGCTTGCGGCCTCACGGGGCGATGAGCCCCAGGGCCAGGCGGGCGGCCCGCTCTGA
- the lpxB gene encoding lipid-A-disaccharide synthase, producing the protein MRPDQPPRVMIVAGEASGDLHAGALLRAMQQQRPGLAASGMGGPQLAAAGCRLLVDAGRLAVVGLVEVLGVLPGILTAWRRLTGELRRQRPDLLILVDYPDFNLLLARRARQLGIPVFYYISPQIWAWRSGRARSIRRLVDRMAVILPFEAAFYRRRGMPVDFVGHPLLDTVRRTMPRARMRQRLGVEPDQPLVALLPGSRRRELAALLPDFLAAGRLISQTLPRARFLLPRAPTLGPDDLAPFLAAAGDLDLLVAADLGYDGLAAADFALAASGTVTLELAILGVPMAVAYRLAPLTCWLGRRLIRVPHISLVNLVAGQAVVPELLQEAVTPAGLAAAALSVLADRQQQMTMREGLARVRSLLGEAGASERAARLALGLIAP; encoded by the coding sequence GTGCGCCCTGACCAGCCTCCCCGGGTGATGATCGTGGCCGGCGAGGCCTCCGGCGACCTGCACGCCGGCGCCCTCCTGCGGGCCATGCAGCAGCAACGGCCAGGCCTCGCGGCCTCCGGCATGGGCGGCCCGCAGCTGGCCGCCGCCGGCTGCCGCCTCCTGGTGGACGCCGGTCGCCTGGCCGTGGTGGGCCTGGTGGAGGTCCTGGGGGTGCTGCCCGGGATCCTGACCGCCTGGCGCCGCCTGACCGGCGAGCTGCGGCGCCAGCGGCCCGACCTCCTCATCCTGGTCGACTACCCGGACTTCAACCTGCTCCTGGCCCGCCGCGCCCGGCAGCTGGGCATCCCGGTCTTCTATTACATCAGCCCCCAGATCTGGGCCTGGCGCTCCGGTCGCGCCCGGAGCATCCGCCGCCTGGTGGATCGCATGGCGGTGATCCTGCCCTTCGAGGCCGCCTTCTACCGCCGCCGGGGGATGCCGGTGGACTTCGTGGGCCATCCGCTCCTGGACACGGTACGGCGGACCATGCCCCGGGCCCGGATGCGGCAGCGTCTGGGGGTGGAGCCGGACCAGCCCCTCGTCGCCCTGCTGCCCGGCAGCCGGCGCCGGGAGCTGGCGGCCCTGCTCCCCGATTTCCTGGCCGCCGGCCGCCTGATCAGCCAGACCCTGCCCCGGGCCCGGTTCCTCCTGCCCCGGGCCCCCACCCTGGGGCCAGACGACCTGGCACCGTTTCTTGCGGCGGCGGGGGACCTGGACCTGCTGGTAGCGGCGGATCTGGGCTACGACGGCCTGGCGGCAGCCGACTTCGCCCTGGCCGCCTCGGGCACCGTCACCCTGGAGCTGGCCATCCTCGGCGTGCCCATGGCGGTGGCCTACCGCCTGGCCCCCCTGACCTGCTGGCTGGGCCGGCGGCTCATTCGGGTGCCCCACATCAGCCTGGTCAATCTGGTGGCCGGACAGGCGGTGGTGCCGGAGCTGCTGCAGGAGGCGGTCACGCCGGCAGGCCTGGCGGCTGCTGCCTTGTCGGTCCTGGCCGACCGGCAGCAGCAGATGACGATGCGGGAAGGTCTTGCCCGGGTGCGGAGTCTGCTCGGGGAGGCCGGGGCCTCAGAGCGGGCCGCCCGCCTGGCCCTGGGGCTCATCGCCCCGTGA